AGGAAGGATGTTAGGGGGGGGAAAGGGGCATCTAAGTTCAGTATGCTAAAGTAGGAAGAAACGGTCCCCCCAACTAGTTCAGCAAAGTCCTTCAAAGGGTGTATATCATGAATAACCAACTTTTTGAGCTGTTAAGTGTATTAGAATGTTAATTCCTCAAGAAAAACatcccaaagcagtattttgatctgttcactCATTTCTGATTTCTCTAAAAACCTACACTCtgaacagcagcccctcccaacccacaaaaacaagcgggttctcacatttgATAAGcaaggaacagccccttccaagcCTGCGCTGCTAGCATTGCCCCCAGGCAAACACAAACACCCAGTTTTTCCacagagctagcggtgatcggctaaacgctttcctttttttatacacaacacGCACATCCATCCACGTAAaattgaatgtttgtttttgtgggtgaaacgcagacgACTGATAATATCTCTGAGCCCCATTGTACCTGACTATGCCCAACAGTGGCCGGGATGGGAACTGTTCGATGGTTTGGTTCAGACAGTTCAGTTGTATACCAAATCGCGCTGCTGCCAGACTATTTTCATCATTTCTAAAACTGTTAGTCAGTGTTGTTTGACCCAATCACGTAGTTTTAGACTCGATCAAAATCAAAAGCTGTCTCCCAACCAGTGACTGGATATTAATTATGGCccacagcagtcactgactgcaaggacctgttgtttttgcagttggaaAACTTTCTGCACCTTTGAGCAAAAGTTTGACACCTCCCATATGCTTAAAAACTGACCAAAATTTGCACCCGCGAAAAATCTATTTTGGGCATAATGAACAAATGTTGCacttagaagttgtagatttggtGTATTTTGTGTTTGGCGTGGCGAGCTCTTTGATGAAAAGTTAGtcaatttaataataaaaagcattttttgcctgatgaaaacaaaatcactttaaaaagaaaattgaatgaaatcaaagatctgatcgtgatcgttgttaatcaaaaaaatgtgtgtaaacaGTTGACTCTGACATTGTCTCTtggttaaatgaaacaaaacggaTGCTAATACAAGAAAAGAAGCAGTTACTGATGCATGTGCGCTATTGAAGGGTTGGAGATTGACGGAGAATAAATTGAGCGTgcctgcaaacaaaaaaatcaaatgttcttTTGCTGTGACATATGGAGGCTCAGTGTGTTTGTTTAGGGAAGTGACAGAATTAGCAGATAATGTGAGAGAAGAGAGGGGCGTAAATCTCATTTACCAGCTTTGGTCACAACTAGTTCAAGCGGCTGTTCTTCttcgtcttcttttttttttctaaactaatGTTTAGTATCCAGCGTGATGGTGCATAACACGCTTTACTTGCATAATcgtgattaaaaataaactttagacCAGAGAACTCATGCCGaaaattttttaaacaacacttttttagaGACCAAGATATCAACTTgtaagactttttaaaatgcattttaaggcctcatttcaaaatgttcaaattcaaggcttttaagactttttaagaCACAGCAGGAACCCTTAAAATCACATCACAATAGCTCATTAAATTCAGCTCTGTCACTGTTGTGTGTACTTACGATCAAGTCCATTGACGTAGCGAATCGACACTTCGCAGTGCCCCCACACCGCACTGACAATGGGGTACAGTCTTTTGCCTTTCAGCCCCCTGAAAGCCACTCCGAGATACTGTCCATCGACCATAAAGCTCAGCGTCCCTTCATCCATGTCCAATATCACGGTCAGACAGTCTGGGAGCACAAACGACTCATCTGGCTCTAGAAAACTTGGATAAGTGGGGGCACATGAAGAAACAGGTCTGTTCTTTCCATCGTGATTAAGTCTGTTCCGGCCCAGGTCCCAACCCCAGGACTCCGAGTCTGAGCCCACCAGAGCCGTGTAGCCTACCGAATGTAGAGGTGCTTCTGCTGTGGCCACCCCCACCACAGCATGGGTGCCTCTTTGTCTGACTGGCCAGTGAATCCTCCATACATGGAGACCCCTGGTGTAGCCCACCCTTCCTCTGATACAGTCTGTACTTTGTGCTACAGGGTGTCGATGAAACGTCAGCTTGTCGTCTTCTTTGACAAAGACATTAAGGGATCTGTCGTCGGGATTCCAGGCGTGGCGTAGTTGGGTCTCAGCGCTGGCTGGTGGCATGTCCAACAATAAGTCTAGCCGTGGCGGCCGACAAAAATCGGGGCCCTGTAGTTCATGACGGACCGGGTGGTATGGGGGTTCCCCGCGAACATCAACCGACTTGATGCCCCCCGAGATCTTCTGGCCCATGACTTAAGGAGTCCAAAAGAGGAAGGGCAGAGGAAAAGGATTAGGTCGGGGGGGTGGCAACCAGGAGCCAGGTGATCCCAACGTTACCTCATGGGCTCGATTGCAAGTTCATGTCCTGTGTTTAAGGAAGTGGTGGGACACACACCGTATTCAGCCAGGAGAAACTTCAGTTCTgaaaaacacatacaaaaaagCAACTTTAACTGATACTTTGGAACTTGCTGAAGATGCGTGTATGCATATTCCATCCTCAATATCGGGAattgcaatttcaaattaaataaccACTCCAACaagaatgttgtttttggcgtttttaaaatattctagtgacatttttctcacgatggaggacacaataaagaaaattaggattacaattgtgtttctgagtatttgtttaatcattgtgaatcaggagcagatgacaaaatactgtttaaaaaagcttgtagctgttaCACAGAAACTACAACCAGcaggccacaagttccctgctctgctccattctgatgcatccacctgcagacaaatagatccatgaatgtctttgttttccccaccTGTGCTgaaatgcttcataggttgattggttgCTCCAAATCAGGGGTTCTCAAACTTTTTCTCTAGTTCCTCCCTTTGGAGGAGGTAAAACGTTCCGCCGCGAAAGAAATTCCGATGtcaaaacaccccccccccccacccccccacacacacacacacagactttcCAGCCTTGTCCTACAGGGTGGCTGCCACAGGGCAGGGGGTGTGGGTGTGAgggtgcatgggtgtgtgattgtggccctgcgacagactggcgacctgtccaggatgtcccctgccttcactcatgagtggccgggataggctccagcagccacgtgaccccgaaagggaagaAACggatttagaagatgaatgaatgagcgAGCTGGAGTCTAAACTggaaggctggatagctcagatattgaTCACCATTATAGATTCCCCGCTAGCGGGAGAGAGCGTAAActaagggatgatgggaaatcatcAATCAATGCATGTTAAGATAAACATTCttacaaataaacagttggacccttttttctgtcAGATAACATGACAATAGTTGCTTTACATGTGTTCAGGGCTCATTTGCTTCTTCCCTACTTTGTTTACATcagctacggtggccgttttggtccagttgttcggCTCAGAGGACGGATtgcattcagactgaggaatctcagagcgaaccgaagctcagtctgattgggAACAAACCAGGACCACCTCCAacgatgggtcagagagcggttcctggtcccggaacAGAGTCTGTttgggtgcattcagactgaaaaattGTTCTGGATTACCTGGAGAAataaactctggttcactttaagcagaCCAAatatgtccagtctgaatacactctAAGCAATAGTTAGATAAATAGttctataatactggatttTTTACATCAAGTGTATTGTTTTCTACCacttataaatgtgtttttatacaGTGACATTTGTGCAAACAACCAATACAGTATACCTAAACCGCAATTTTTAgtttagaattttaaaaaagcaatatagggaagaaaaaaaagagtttgacaATACTTGGTAAAAAAGAACTGCACCCAGATGAGTGAAGAATGATAAAGTACAAAGGACAATTTAATGAGTGCAAAAAAAAGGTACAACTAAAAATATACATCGTGCAGGCTTCACACGTCTGCAGAATACAGAAAGCAAGGAAACCTATTTTGTCTGTTAATGCAAGTCACACCACAACAAGTCGGTGCTGCTTTGAGGTCGAAGGGGGTGGCAAAAGACTGAAGGAAAGCTGCATGCACAAACTCACAGTTTGTGAGTGTTCGTTATGAGACACTGAGGTAAGAAAACACGAAGGAGGATGACGGATGGAAAGGAAACGAATGGGAAAAGGTGTCAAGACAGGAAATGGaggaaatacacaaaaagaaGTTCTAAACACATCAGATGTGGTTTactattattttaattaagagCTGCATTTAATAGAAATACAACTGCTAAAAGCCAACaagatttttaaatgctttcctgctttaaaaaaatcatcgaAATGGTTCCAAAAACTCTCCAACTCCAGGAAAACTCTGGTGaatacaaaatagaaaaactggCACTATGTGTGCCTGTTGAACCCGAATAGACAACCTAAATGTGCTGTCTTAGGCCAGTGAAAGAATGTGATGGTAGCGTGAAGTAACTTGAACATAAACACACTCATGCAGATGCACACAGAGCGTTATGTCTCTACTAATGCAGAGACTCTAATGGAGTTCAACATACAAAGGTCtatagcaggggtcgggaacctatggctcgcgagccatatatggctcttttgatggtcacatgtggctcgcagacaaatttttaatgatacttttttttttccattagaccagtccttctcgtgcgcgatgcgatgccagaggcgcgcaatAGTATCGGTGCCTGGGGATAAAAATCTGCACCGcatatcagtttactattatctaatTTTTctcagagtttgtaccagctggaaacctgtgaattgccgtgcctaatactgcgcgctctttcagTTGCTGGGACGGGAGGTGTGAacaagaaagcagagggtggaggtgaggggttgtggggaccggcagcatgTGAATCGtgcagggattataaaaacgtaaaacccgctacccgtcactcactgcagcgtgtgagtgtgtgtttgtctctgcgtctgcatgtgagcagtctctcacatctacagaacattcagacctacgatcacgtttaaagtctcaacgcctgcatgaagcagaaactcaccacgtataataaaccagactagaccatcagcaaaactaccacgagaaatactcaccatttattagcaacagcataacaatgttattaaaaagaatccacagacttattgtactttaaaagtgttgaaattacatcaaattcacacattcatttgtatatttagttttaaacatattgtcgcggactgagttgggctgggtggctgttgggccgcgttataagttctggagttcaatgaacgcatcaagcagagatctgattggctctcagttctgttgctcagcctgttgttaggtaatttggaccaatggggttcagctataggccgaataagggaaatgggagggctgacgcggcagTGAGGGactataaagttgggagaagcgctctcgtctcagcgggatagattcaggagttgctgaattaatttttcggcgtttgttgcggtctgcagtaaccagaataaagaaccttaaaagaggttaagtctccgtgcctcagtgtgggaaagagacaccacattattgtatggctctttcaaagttacaattaaaaatatgtggcgtttatggcactcttggccaaaaaggttcccgacccctggtctatagCATAAAAACGGACATTCATCTGTGCTAGGAATGCACACTTTTACAAAAGTTTGGTAGTGAATACACTGATGTGTACTAAACTAGAAGCAATTGTTGAAGGAATAAATCATATTTTCTGATGAGAGCTCCCAGAATGGACctatgttcatgtctgtgtgtgtaccTGACCCATCTGACAAACGCCTATGGGATATGCAGCATGACAGCAACATAATCAGTGTAGATTGGTGTCTTCATTCAAGTCCAGGCTGGCAAGAATCCGTAACAGCTTTAACAAGGCAGCTAAATTTGGAATGCATAGAACAATGAACAAATTAGTTTAATGCTACACCGGATTATTTTTCTGTGTTCTAGAAggtttttttagacttttttttaaaccagggCAGAGACTGAGGGCAACGAAAAGGGTCAAAGGGTTACAAGCAGGAAATTAAAACCAGCTGCATTCATTCCTACACACGGTGCACCTGCTTAACCAGATGAGCTAAGCCTTGATCCATGACGGATTCTCTGctggtgattttgtttttgactaTTGCAGTCATTTCTCCTCTATATGGTTCATTTTCCTTCCATGTCAGATGCACTTGTGGAACTCTAATCCTTGAAGTCCTGTTAACATCATGGATTAAGTCACGTTATTACAGCATCACGAAAGTACAGAGGGAGAGGCACGTCCCTTattttgacctggtttaaaTAATATTACTGACATCTGAGGACATAATGTACCAAATTACTAAATTATGGTATTAGAAGTACTGTGTTAAAAATATGTTGGTGCTGAATATTGTgttctgttttcaaaataacCATTTATAAGTTGAGCAAAGAATTAGCATCCAGGGATGgccaactccaggcctcaagggccggtgtgtctgcatggtttccagatatccaaacCCAAGTCATGACATGATTACCTGGTTCAAGTGTGTCCAGCCAAGTAGAATATGCCAGAGCAGAGTATGTTGTAAAGCATTCAGGAATGCGCTCCTTGAGGTCTGGAGTTTTTTATGAGACAGCTTcccaagaaaacaacaccaaTTTTATGAAAGGAAACATTGACTTTTACCGTTTTTGCCTCCCAATTCTGTTTAAGATAAACTACTAAGAATCAAGCTTACCaggacacaaaagaaaaatcaaagataTTCAATCTTGTCTTTATAAAGTGAGGCTAGAATGTTTAGATATTGTAACtattagaaataaaatagtTAATTTAGGAAACTCCAACGTAAATTTAACACAGTAAAAAGTGAAAAGTCAGGCGGTTCTTACATGGCAACGTTAACAAAATCACAGCAGCCAAGTAGCAAAGCGGGAATAGTCACTCCTCAGTTTGTCGTCCAAAAGGAGGCCAGAACAGTCAGCAGGCAGATAAGTGTGGAGCATGGCGggcagacaagaaaaaaaatctatgtggCCGAGTTCCTGCTGGGGAAAACACACTGGCTCCAGTTCCCAGCAAAGACACCAGAACAGCTGCTAAAagtaaagatggaaaaaagggaaacaggGGGAGGGGCTTAGGACGGAGCACGCTCAAGGACTTAACCCAAGCAGTGCAACGCCGCCCACCCTTACACAGCACGCCGACTGAGCTTTTCTAAGGAGAAAAGGCTGCGTgggcacacaaacaaacacactcgTCCAGATTGGAGGATGCTTCTAAACTTGCTGAGCGGACAGTGCAGACCCACCGTCCAAGACGGAACCTGCAGAGTGCAAGCCCTCAAGTTCTACAGTAGCGACCGTGTGTGAATCTAAATGCTACTGTATGTAGTTTGTCTATTACTGAAGTTTGAATGACGTACAGGGAATTGCTGCTCAGTCTAGATATACAGTCAGgagcataaatatttggacagacacATTCTAATTTAGTtcctgtacattaccacagtgaattttcagtaaaacaactcagatgccattgaagtgcagacttgcagcttttattccatgggttgaacaaaaagattgcataaaaatgtgaataactaaagcatttttttaaacacaatcccttcatttcatgggctcgtaagtgattggacaaatgaaataactgaaaacaaaatggtcattcctaatatttggttaaaagcctttgttggcaatgacagcctgaagtcttgaactcatggacatcaccagatgctgggttttctccttctgaatgctctgccaggcctttactgcagcggctttcagttgctgtttgtttgtgggcctttctgtctgaagttcagtcttcaacaagtgaaatgctgctcaattgggttaagatcaggtaactgacttggccattcaagaatattccacttctttgctttaataaactcctgagttgctttggctgtatgttttgggtcgttgtccatctggattatgaaacgccgtccaatcagtttggctgcattcacctggatctgtgcagacagtttgtctctgaacacctcagaattcattgggctgcttctttctgctgcttcctgtgtcatcaataaacactagtgtcccagtgccactagcagccatgcaggcccagaccatcacactgcctccaccgtgttttactgatgatggagtgtgctttggatcaggagcttctccacgccttctccagacttttctcttgccatcattctggtagaggttgattttggtttcatctgtccaaagaatgtttttccagaactttttttagatgctttttagcaaagtccagtctagccttcctattcttgaggcttatgactggcttgcatcttgcagtgtaccctctggatctactttcatgcagtcttcttttgatggtagacttggatattgatccgcctacctcctggagagtgttgtccacttggttggctgttgtgaacgggttcctcttcaccatggaaatgattctgccatcatccacaactgttgtcttccgtggacgtccaggtctttttgcgtttcTGAGTTCACcagagctttctttctttctcaggatgtaccacactgttgattttgccactcctaatactgcgGCAATTTCTAgcatggtttttttctgttttctcagcttgtctgttcacagcaaaatcttccaaatgcaagcacgagtcctctaatcccctccaggccttttatctgcacataatgacataacaagggaattgcccacacctgcccatgcaatagcatggaagtcaattgtccaattacttatgagcccatgaaatgaagggattgtgtttaaaaaatgctttagttttttcacatttttatgcaatctttttcatcaacccatggaataaaagctgaaagtctgcacttcaatgtcatctgagttgttttatttaaaatttactgTGGTGATGTacagaaaataaattagaaagaatgtgtctctgtccaaatatttatgttcCTGACTGTAGGAAAAGGGTTTGTGATTTGCAGTGGAATTTGCACAACGATTTGTTAAACAGAATCGTGTAAGACTGTAAAAGGAATCAATTTGAGAAATTGTGAAATAAAATTGAGTCAGCATTTTGGCAGTGAGAAGTTTACCCAAATCCTGTTGATGATTTAACTCTGGCAAGAGCACCGAGCTGTCTGAACAGCAGCTTTGAAGGAGCAAGGagcaataacaataataaaatgtgtagcAACTTTAGTCTTTCACTGGGCAAATCTTATTACAACTCTCCAGGGAACAAATATATTCATATtaccatttttaattttaactgaGTTGATAAAATTGTTTAATCAATCTGAATCGGTCCAATCTTAATAGATCCATAATCGATCCATCAGAGTAAAGATCTGTCTTTTAATCCCTTTCCTTTTTTGGTGACCTAACGTAATGGAATgtcccataggacggctaaaggcccgtacacaccgggacgaatattcgccaggcgttattcgccagcgtttttcgccacgttttttgtgttcacacccaggcgattttcgctgacgatgagccgagcgaacatgcaatttcattccctgacattagatggcgcttaatgtaaacagaaatactcctttacacaaggtggcgctgcgcaactttacgcttcttaaagtcgcttttcactcagaagaagagagcaagtatttacgcgcttgtcagaatcatacaaagaaaacatgaatatttcaagcaccagtagctccaactggtactcggtttggggatattttagaatgtccgtcattatttcttcgcggcagtgtagacgctacttggcgtctatcttcttcgctggtatgtgtgctcagaaaggcagttttgtgtttgagcgcccccaagttgtgttttactgtaacttcagaggttccagacacgtgtgcaaaagcgccattctcattggtcgaatagatttcgacgcgacgtgtcaaaccaaaaaagcgaacccgaggcgtttttttaaaaagtgacgctttgacgcgtggcgttttttcgcgtcggtgtgcacactcacattggtgccctttgtttagtcacgaggcgttaaaagtcggcgaaaatcgcaggcgaaattcgtcccggtgtgaacaggccttaataCTAACACTCTGTCGACgtaaacatacattgctgactaaatgaacagctttacaTACAGCTTATCTTCCAATAGACACCGATCTCTAATAGACGCTGATCTCCAAAAAAACGCAGGGCCTACCAGGTGCACTTTACTTTAGACACCAGGAATGGCGCAAGCAGATGGGTGATATTGAGACGACGACTGCAGAAAAAGGAGCAAACGATTTCCTGGTGAAGCTGCAAAGAAAGCCAGTGACGAATTGAAAAACTTGTTTGAACATGGGTTATTGAGCAAAGACGGAAAGGTGCGCGTGTCTCCAGGAAAATGATCTGCATGAaagaaaagaggatttttgataCGGAGGTTGATGCTAAAAGGGAAAAGAAGCGTTCGCTAATCATTATATGATAAAATGGTCTAATCGTTTTAATAAATCCTTAAATGTTCACCTGGTGTTTTTCCTCTGCATTTCTTGACCGAATTTCCCCACAAAATGAACCTGTTAGCCATCACTGTTCTGTCTGGAATAAACACTGGTTTCCAATAGACGACTGTCACTAATAAAGGCCTGGCTGGCTGCCACAGACATATGATAATCACAGGCAGGAATTCTCCAATCTCTTTTAaggaaactatttttaaataaccATCTATggtttaaagcacatttttttgctcaaatcttctgGATTGAAGTTTAATGCTATAGCGCCAGCGTCACCTAGTGGACAAACTGAAACGTCCTCCAGGAGAAGCATAACACTTATTTTTATAATGTGAGCTAGTTTAGAGCCTTTACAATGTTAATGATCTGCACATTctgttggagcttctcctttCGAAAAACTATGAAACACTGAGGTGATAATCATcggtttattattttacttataCATTTTACAGTATGTAGACTGTATCAGATTCATATGAATGTCTTCAAAACATGTATTATTCATATGTGTCTACACAAATAGGTCTAAATTTGTAAAGCGGGTGTAAATTTAACATCGAATCAAATGGatgaaagaaatcaaagaaaagaaaaatggatccAGGCTCTGATGAATCGAATCAAATCAATCCTGGAAATTATTGGCGATACCTAGCTCTAGTTAATATAGGTAATATAGTCATATCTTTTAAAGACTAAGACctgacaaaaaaagttaaaccgCCTGTAATTTTTGCCCAACACCAACCATAAAAATCCatcatttgttaaaaaacagctgtgctttagccttttttattttttgcaattgccattttcttcttttctattgttctttttttcagttataCATTTCTTGCCTACTTGTTCTATTTCTGATTTTAGCACAAACTGGGACAAAGGAagaatgaaagacaaaaaaaagagagaaaaataaagtgctATCCACGGCACTGCCAGACTTTCCAAAGCGGATTCGATTTATTTATGACAGTCACGTTGTGTGTCATTTTGagcttgttttgtttctgctgaGCACAGATAGGTGGGGTGGCCTACTTTTAAAAATACCTGGATcttccaaactttttttaaagtcttttatttCTGGCATACAGTTTCTTTGGTTCATGGACTGAGAAAGTCTATGTTTCTCCTTAAATGCTCTGCTATGACTAATATTTTTCTGGCCCCAACTTTTGGGTTCACACCGCAGCCGACTACACTGTGCAAGGACACCGTCTGTTACTGTCTATTCTTTCTTTACATTCTGTTTCTCGCGGTTGAAGTGCACCTATGaggtagggctgggcgatatggcttAATTCGATTTCCGATTTTTTCCCCCGATTTTTCCCCCCTtgcttaaggaaagcaataagtacaaacgcagacaacttaaagcaaattttgatttatttaagtaaatgcaagacaaatgtaacccccgtttctgggatgaataataaataaatgaactcactcttggaatcaaagtcccagctgtgttttaagtcacactttgtagtctagaccttgagagtagcaccattttctaaaggattaacatacagctcatatctggggtctaaggttttaattaaattaataaacacCGTCTTCTCCAattgttatcgcgatatcaagctgtccaataggcatatcgcaaaagacggtgaAAATTGCTATAAGTGATTACcgtaccttaaatgtgctaaagaaatcttatggcagcttgaagtatttaacgaatcacataaatccatttattttaTGTGACCAATCGGATgtcaagtgtgaaaatgttcaggtctgtctgagaaaagcatGTAGACTATTTAGTGAAGGCTTTTTACAACCTTAAAGCATCTATAACCCTTCTTTGCGGATTTCACCTATCGCTGGtcatttttagaacgtaaccccTGCGATAAACGAGGGGACACTGTATATGTACAGTATGGTCAATgtcacattaaaaaagaaaacatgtccaAGTGGCAAAAGTCATCATGTGGTACTTTTTAAGACCTGCAGAGAAATGCTTTCTTTTAAACAGAACAAGAGATTTTCAATTGCAAAAACTGTCAAACCGTTGAAGTGATGTTGGAATAAAACGATGGTACTTTGTGAGAGTGAATGAAT
The Oryzias latipes chromosome 13, ASM223467v1 DNA segment above includes these coding regions:
- the LOC101166894 gene encoding SPRY domain-containing SOCS box protein 4 is translated as MGQKISGGIKSVDVRGEPPYHPVRHELQGPDFCRPPRLDLLLDMPPASAETQLRHAWNPDDRSLNVFVKEDDKLTFHRHPVAQSTDCIRGRVGYTRGLHVWRIHWPVRQRGTHAVVGVATAEAPLHSVGYTALVGSDSESWGWDLGRNRLNHDGKNRPVSSCAPTYPSFLEPDESFVLPDCLTVILDMDEGTLSFMVDGQYLGVAFRGLKGKRLYPIVSAVWGHCEVSIRYVNGLDPEPLPLMDLCRRVARLALGRERIHHIDALPLPQTLKNYLQYQ